One window of Trifolium pratense cultivar HEN17-A07 linkage group LG5, ARS_RC_1.1, whole genome shotgun sequence genomic DNA carries:
- the LOC123887417 gene encoding lysine histidine transporter 1-like, producing MVGAGVLGLPFAMSQLGWGAGVTILILSWIITLYTLWQMVEMHEMVPGKRFDRYHELGQYAFGEKLGLYIVVPQQIVVEVGVNIVYMVTGGKSLQKFHDTVCPDCKKIKLSFFIMIFASAHFVLSHLPSFNSISGISLVAAVMSFCYSTVAWGASAAKGVKENVQYTSTSTSTAGSVFDFFNALGTVAFAYAGHNVVLEIQASIPSTPEKPSKVPMWRGCIVAYIIVALCYFPVAIIGYWMFGNAVEDNVLISLEKPAWLIAMANFFVVLHVIGSYQIFAMPVFDMIESVLVKKMNFEPSRILRFVVRNVYVAFTMIVAITIPFFGGLLGFFGGFAFAPTTYFLPCIMWLSVYKPKKFGLSWWANWICIVLGLCIMILSPIGALRSIILEAHTYKFFS from the exons ATGGTTGGAGCTGGTGTTCTTGGTCTCCCCTTTGCTATGTCACAACTTGGATG GGGTGCAGGTGTGACTATACTTATCCTATCATGGATAATCACACTATACACATTATGGCAAATGGTTGAAATGCATGAAATGGTACCAGGAAAACGTTTTGATAGATACCATGAATTAGGTCAATATGCATTTGGTGAAAAACTAGGTCTTTATATTGTGGTGCCTCAACAAATAGTAGTAGAAGTTGGTGTGAACATTGTTTACATGGTCACTGGTGGTAAATCTTTGCAAAAGTTCCATGATACAGTTTGTCCAGATTGCAAAAAGATCAAATTGAGCTTTTTCATTATGATATTTGCTTCAGCTCATTTTGTTTTGTCTCATCTACCAAGCTTCAACTCCATTTCTGGCATATCTTTGGTTGCTGCAGTCATGTCCTTTTG TTACTCAACAGTTGCTTGGGGAGCAAGTGCAGCTAAGGGAGTAAAAGAAAATGTACAATATACTAGCACTTCTACAAGCACTGCAGGATCAGTATTTGATTTCTTTAATGCACTTGGCACTGTTGCTTTTGCATATGCTGGACACAATGTAGTGTTGGAAATCCAAGCATCAATTCCATCAACACCTGAAAAACCATCCAAAGTTCCTATGTGGAGAGGATGTATTGTTGCATATATTATTGTTGCTTTGTGCTATTTCCCTGTTGCTATTATTGGTTATTGGATGTTTGGTAATGCTGTTGAGGATAATGTTCTTATATCTTTGGAGAAACCAGCTTGGCTTATTGCAATGGCcaatttctttgttgttttgcaTGTCATTGGAAGCTATCag ATTTTTGCAATGCCCGTGTTCGACATGATTGAAAGTGTGTTGGTGAAAAAAATGAACTTCGAACCAAGTAGAATCCTTCGATTTGTTGTGCGTAATGTATATGTGG CATTCACAATGATAGTTGCCATTACCATTCCATTTTTCGGTGGTCTACTAGGATTTTTCGGAGGATTTGCTTTTGCACCAACAACATACTTT CTTCCATGTATCATGTGGCTTTCAGTCTATAAACCTAAGAAATTCGGTTTGTCTTGGTGGGCTAATTGG ATATGTATTGTGCTTGGGCTATGTATAATGATTTTATCACCTATTGGAGCATTGAGGAGTATTATCCTTGAAGCACACACCTACAAGTTTTTCTCTTAA